The following are from one region of the Prevotella communis genome:
- a CDS encoding glycine zipper family protein, whose translation MKKGVIFILGVLLLVSSCTSNTAVGAHMGGEFGHVIGSAIGGLTGGWRGHHTGAIIGTVGGIAAGAAIGSAIDKAQERKYEERIPQRRQQPADDIIYMDDEISMLEIRHAMITETQHDGVLTRGEECSVVFEIHNTSDNTVYDVCPFVEDVTGNKHINISPNLKIESIGPRQGVRYTATILADKRLKDGEIMVRVGVAQGGKEVTSQTRQFTVPTAKNVHE comes from the coding sequence ATGAAGAAAGGAGTGATTTTCATTTTAGGCGTGCTCCTGCTGGTGAGCAGCTGCACATCGAATACCGCCGTGGGAGCCCACATGGGCGGTGAGTTCGGACACGTCATTGGCTCTGCCATCGGCGGACTGACAGGTGGCTGGCGCGGACACCACACGGGTGCCATCATCGGTACCGTGGGCGGCATCGCGGCCGGTGCAGCCATCGGATCGGCCATAGACAAGGCGCAGGAACGGAAATACGAGGAGCGCATACCCCAGCGCCGTCAGCAGCCTGCCGACGATATCATCTATATGGACGATGAGATATCTATGCTGGAGATCCGCCATGCCATGATTACCGAGACACAGCACGACGGCGTACTGACACGCGGCGAGGAGTGTTCGGTGGTGTTCGAGATCCACAACACGTCCGACAATACCGTCTACGACGTCTGTCCGTTCGTGGAGGACGTGACGGGCAACAAGCATATCAATATCTCGCCCAACCTGAAGATTGAGAGTATCGGTCCGCGACAGGGCGTGCGCTATACGGCAACCATACTGGCCGACAAGCGACTGAAAGATGGGGAGATTATGGTACGTGTGGGTGTAGCACAGGGAGGCAAGGAGGTCACCTCACAGACACGCCAGTTCACGGTGCCTACGGCAAAGAATGTCCATGAATAG
- a CDS encoding septal ring lytic transglycosylase RlpA family protein, whose translation MSIRKKILLFMLTVSLTVLGQIQVGKASYYSKRATGRMTASGDRLHHDSLTCAHRSYPFGTLLQVTNPSNGRMIVVRVNDRGPFVRGRIVDLSWAAAKVLGILSTGVANVIIEPLEHFHIPMKRDRDNILPRVYEAVETEEFPWKPIHGHSLP comes from the coding sequence ATGAGTATAAGAAAAAAGATATTATTATTCATGCTAACAGTAAGCCTTACCGTTCTGGGCCAGATCCAGGTCGGTAAGGCTTCATATTATTCTAAGAGAGCTACGGGACGCATGACTGCCAGTGGTGACCGGTTGCATCATGATAGTCTGACATGTGCCCATCGCTCCTATCCCTTCGGCACACTGTTGCAGGTTACCAATCCCTCCAACGGAAGAATGATTGTGGTGAGGGTCAACGACCGCGGTCCTTTTGTCCGCGGACGTATCGTGGACCTGTCGTGGGCTGCTGCCAAGGTACTGGGCATCCTCTCAACAGGTGTGGCCAACGTGATTATTGAACCGTTGGAACATTTCCATATTCCCATGAAGAGAGACCGTGACAATATCCTCCCGAGGGTCTATGAGGCTGTAGAGACAGAGGAATTCCCCTGGAAACCTATTCATGGACATTCTTTGCCGTAG
- the gdhA gene encoding NADP-specific glutamate dehydrogenase yields the protein MEVEKIMQALERKHPGELEYLQAVREVLESIKDVYNQHPEFEKAKIVERIVEPERITTFRVPWVDDKGEVQVNIGYRVQFNSAIGPYKGGLRFHPSVNLSILKFLGFEQTFKNALTTLPMGGGKGGSDFAPRGKSDAEIMRFCQAFMTELFKVIGPDMDVPAGDIGVGGREIGYLFGMYKKLTSQFHGATLTGKGLEWGGSILRPEATGYGALYFVHHMLETHNLDIKGKTVALSGFGNVAWGAAKKATELGAKVITISGPDGYILDEAGLDAEKIDYMLELRASGNDICAPYAEEFPEAKFFEGKKPWEAKADIYLPCATQNELNGEDADRILANKPLCVAEVSNMGCTAEAVNKFIAAGQLFAPGKAVNAGGVATSGLEMTQNSMRISWTGEEVDQKLHQIMQGIHEQCLKYGKEPSGYVNYVKGANVAGFMKVAKAMLAQGIV from the coding sequence ATGGAAGTTGAGAAAATAATGCAAGCTTTGGAGCGCAAGCATCCGGGCGAGTTAGAGTACCTTCAGGCTGTTCGTGAAGTACTGGAGTCCATCAAGGACGTGTACAACCAGCATCCTGAATTTGAAAAGGCAAAAATAGTAGAGCGCATCGTGGAACCCGAGCGTATCACCACGTTCCGTGTGCCCTGGGTTGATGACAAGGGTGAGGTACAGGTGAATATCGGTTACCGCGTGCAGTTCAATAGCGCTATCGGCCCGTATAAGGGCGGTCTGCGTTTCCATCCGTCGGTAAACCTGTCTATCCTGAAGTTCCTGGGCTTCGAACAGACCTTTAAGAATGCACTGACAACGCTGCCTATGGGCGGTGGCAAGGGCGGTTCTGATTTCGCACCCCGTGGAAAGAGTGATGCAGAGATTATGCGTTTCTGTCAGGCATTCATGACAGAGCTGTTCAAGGTCATCGGTCCTGACATGGACGTACCTGCCGGTGATATCGGCGTGGGTGGCCGTGAGATTGGCTATCTGTTTGGTATGTACAAGAAACTCACGTCACAGTTCCATGGTGCCACACTGACCGGCAAGGGATTGGAGTGGGGCGGCAGTATCCTGCGTCCCGAGGCTACTGGTTATGGCGCTCTCTATTTCGTACACCATATGCTGGAGACCCACAACCTGGATATCAAGGGCAAGACAGTGGCCCTCTCCGGCTTCGGAAATGTGGCATGGGGCGCAGCCAAGAAGGCTACCGAACTGGGAGCAAAGGTCATCACCATCAGTGGTCCCGACGGTTATATCCTGGATGAGGCCGGCCTGGATGCCGAGAAGATTGACTATATGCTGGAGCTGCGTGCCAGTGGCAATGATATCTGTGCTCCCTATGCAGAGGAGTTCCCCGAGGCGAAGTTCTTCGAGGGCAAGAAACCCTGGGAGGCCAAGGCCGATATCTATCTGCCCTGTGCTACACAGAACGAGCTCAACGGTGAGGATGCCGACCGTATCCTGGCCAACAAGCCTCTGTGCGTAGCTGAGGTGTCGAATATGGGTTGTACTGCCGAGGCTGTGAATAAGTTCATTGCCGCAGGCCAGCTCTTCGCACCCGGCAAGGCAGTGAATGCCGGCGGTGTGGCTACCTCAGGTCTGGAGATGACACAGAACTCTATGCGTATCTCCTGGACTGGCGAGGAGGTTGACCAGAAGCTCCATCAGATTATGCAGGGTATCCATGAGCAGTGCCTGAAATACGGCAAGGAGCCTTCTGGCTATGTGAATTATGTGAAGGGCGCTAACGTGGCTGGCTTCATGAAGGTAGCCAAGGCCATGCTCGCCCAGGGAATTGTATGA
- a CDS encoding PEP/pyruvate-binding domain-containing protein, protein MANVPQEFNTFYLKDVSFVNLMTRRIFNVLIVANPYDAFMLEDDGRVDEKIFDEYTELGMRFPPIFTQVSTIEEARHVLDETSIDLVICMPGTADNDAFTVAREVKAIQPSVPCVVLTPFSHGITKRMQNEDMTIFDYVFCWLGNTNLILSIIKLIEDKMNIEHDIEEAGVQMILLVEDNIRFYSSVLPNLYNYILQQSKNFSTEALNPHAAAQRKRGRPKVVLATNYEEALQIYEKYAENTLGVISDTRFPMQTPIGRLSHVEEGDPEAGLKLLRTIRQHDEYVPLILESSEVENREKAWAEGFDFLDKNSKKFNVDLRKMIEEHLGFGDFVFRDPETHEEVARVKTLKELQDNIFKIPHDSLMHHIRRNHMSRWLCARAIFPVSQFLKQVTWHKLQDVDAHRQIIFDAIVQYRRMKNIGVVAVFDRLKFDRYAHFARIGEGSLGGKGRGLAFLDNIIKRHPELNQFGNATVQIPKTVVLCTDFFDRFMDDNNLWSIALSDAPDEVILQHFLKAQLPDDLIEDFFIFFDAIKTPIAIRSSSLLEDSHYQPFAGIYSTYMIPWLDDKYEMLRMLACAIKSVYASVYYRDSKAYMTATQNVIDQEKMAVILQEVVGHRYGDLYYPTFSGVLRSLNYYPIGDETAEEGIASLALGLGKYIVDGGQTLRVSPYHPNQVLQTSEMETALRDTQTRFYALDMSHVGDDFKVDDGFNIKNLRVRQADADGSLTFIASTYDPMDQVIRDGIYEGGRKIISFCGVLQQGVFPLPELLQMSQKLGAEEMRRPVEIEFACNLNDDRTGEFYLLQIRPIVDSKQVLDEDLQQIPDEQCLLRSHNSLGHGISEDVTDVVYVKTDENFTAANNPMIADEIERINRKFLNEDKNYILIGPGRWGSSDYWLGIPVKWPHISGARVIVEAGLKNYHVDPSQGTHFFQNLTSFGVGYFTINTYTGDGVLQKEILDSMPAVEETEHVRHVRFERPLKVMMDGKKQTGVVLLPQEGTEEPA, encoded by the coding sequence ATGGCAAATGTACCACAGGAATTCAATACCTTTTATCTGAAAGATGTCTCGTTTGTGAACCTGATGACCCGCCGCATCTTCAACGTGCTCATCGTGGCCAACCCCTATGATGCCTTTATGTTGGAGGACGACGGACGCGTAGACGAGAAGATCTTTGATGAGTATACCGAACTGGGCATGCGTTTCCCGCCTATCTTCACACAGGTGAGTACCATCGAGGAGGCACGCCATGTGCTCGACGAGACCAGCATCGACCTGGTCATCTGTATGCCGGGTACTGCCGATAACGATGCCTTTACCGTGGCACGCGAGGTGAAAGCCATCCAGCCTTCGGTGCCCTGCGTGGTACTGACGCCTTTCAGTCATGGTATCACCAAGCGCATGCAGAACGAGGATATGACCATCTTCGACTATGTGTTCTGCTGGCTGGGCAATACCAACCTCATCCTCTCCATCATCAAACTGATTGAGGATAAGATGAATATCGAACATGATATCGAGGAGGCAGGCGTGCAGATGATCCTGCTGGTAGAGGATAATATCCGTTTCTACTCCAGCGTGCTGCCCAACCTATATAATTATATCCTGCAGCAGTCAAAGAACTTCTCTACGGAGGCCCTCAACCCCCATGCTGCCGCACAGCGTAAGCGCGGCCGCCCGAAGGTGGTGCTCGCCACCAACTACGAGGAGGCCTTGCAGATCTACGAGAAGTATGCAGAGAACACCCTGGGCGTGATCAGTGACACGCGCTTCCCCATGCAGACCCCCATCGGTCGCCTGAGCCATGTGGAGGAGGGTGATCCTGAGGCCGGACTGAAACTGCTGCGTACCATCCGTCAGCACGACGAGTACGTACCTCTTATATTAGAGAGCAGTGAGGTGGAGAATCGTGAGAAGGCCTGGGCAGAGGGATTTGACTTCCTGGACAAGAACTCAAAGAAATTCAATGTGGACTTGCGCAAGATGATTGAAGAGCACCTGGGATTTGGCGATTTCGTGTTCCGTGACCCAGAGACCCACGAGGAGGTGGCTCGTGTCAAGACACTGAAGGAGCTGCAGGATAATATCTTCAAGATACCGCACGACTCACTGATGCACCATATCCGCCGCAACCACATGAGCCGCTGGCTCTGCGCCCGCGCCATTTTCCCTGTATCACAGTTCCTGAAGCAGGTCACGTGGCACAAGCTGCAGGATGTGGATGCCCACCGTCAGATTATCTTCGATGCCATCGTACAGTACCGACGCATGAAGAATATCGGTGTGGTGGCCGTGTTCGACCGACTGAAGTTCGACCGCTATGCCCACTTTGCCCGCATCGGTGAGGGTTCGCTGGGCGGTAAGGGCCGCGGCCTGGCTTTCCTTGACAATATCATCAAGCGCCATCCCGAACTCAACCAGTTTGGCAATGCTACCGTGCAGATTCCCAAGACGGTGGTGCTCTGTACCGACTTCTTCGACCGCTTCATGGACGACAACAACCTGTGGTCCATCGCGCTGAGCGATGCGCCCGACGAGGTCATCCTCCAGCACTTCCTCAAGGCACAGCTGCCCGATGACCTCATAGAGGACTTCTTCATCTTCTTCGACGCCATCAAGACACCTATCGCCATCCGTTCATCGTCCTTGCTGGAGGACTCCCACTACCAGCCCTTCGCAGGTATCTACTCTACGTATATGATACCCTGGCTCGACGACAAATACGAGATGCTGCGCATGCTGGCCTGTGCCATCAAGAGCGTCTATGCCTCGGTCTATTACCGCGACTCCAAGGCCTACATGACCGCCACGCAGAATGTCATCGACCAGGAGAAGATGGCAGTGATACTCCAGGAGGTGGTGGGCCACCGCTATGGCGACCTCTACTACCCCACGTTCTCGGGTGTGCTGCGCTCACTCAACTACTACCCCATTGGCGACGAGACGGCCGAGGAGGGTATCGCCTCACTGGCACTGGGTCTTGGCAAGTACATCGTGGACGGCGGACAGACCCTGCGCGTCAGTCCCTACCACCCGAACCAGGTGCTGCAGACCAGTGAGATGGAGACGGCGCTGCGCGACACCCAGACCCGTTTCTATGCGCTGGACATGAGTCATGTGGGCGACGACTTCAAGGTGGACGACGGCTTCAACATCAAGAACCTGCGTGTGCGTCAGGCCGATGCCGACGGCTCGCTCACCTTTATCGCCTCTACCTACGACCCCATGGACCAGGTCATCCGCGACGGCATCTACGAAGGTGGCCGCAAGATCATCTCTTTCTGTGGTGTGCTGCAGCAGGGTGTCTTCCCCCTTCCCGAACTTCTCCAGATGTCGCAGAAGCTCGGTGCCGAGGAGATGCGCCGTCCTGTGGAGATCGAGTTTGCCTGCAACCTCAATGACGACCGCACGGGCGAGTTCTACCTCCTGCAGATACGTCCTATCGTAGACTCCAAGCAGGTGCTCGATGAGGACCTGCAGCAGATTCCCGACGAACAGTGCCTGTTGCGCTCACACAACTCGTTGGGCCATGGTATCTCCGAGGATGTGACCGACGTGGTATATGTGAAGACCGACGAGAACTTCACGGCAGCCAACAACCCGATGATTGCCGACGAGATAGAACGTATCAACCGCAAGTTCCTCAATGAGGACAAGAACTATATCCTCATCGGTCCGGGCCGCTGGGGCTCCAGCGACTACTGGCTGGGCATCCCCGTGAAATGGCCGCATATCTCGGGCGCACGCGTCATCGTGGAGGCCGGCCTGAAGAACTATCACGTGGATCCCTCGCAGGGCACCCACTTCTTCCAGAACCTCACCTCGTTTGGCGTGGGCTACTTCACCATCAACACCTATACGGGCGATGGTGTGCTGCAAAAAGAAATCCTCGACAGCATGCCTGCCGTCGAGGAGACTGAACATGTGCGCCATGTGCGCTTCGAGCGTCCGCTCAAGGTGATGATGGACGGCAAGAAGCAGACGGGCGTCGTACTACTGCCTCAGGAAGGGACGGAAGAGCCGGCATAG
- a CDS encoding YqiA/YcfP family alpha/beta fold hydrolase, producing the protein MEQQNQYVKQFPELMKGKTVMYLHGFGSSGQSGTVTRLRTILPNANVIAPDLPIHPEEAQALLRELCEKEQPDLILGTSMGGMYTEQLYGYDRICMNPALCLADTMQQHGMTGTQTFQNPRLDGVQQFYVDKALVKEYRQVSEQRFSGLEGLSDEELEKERNRVYGLFGDKDDLVDTFDMFRERYPKAAHFHGEHRMDDRSFMHAVVPVIRWIDDRQENRQRPIIYIGIETLVDAYNKPNSSSQKAVRLLIENYQVYFVCEDEYPAEKRWGRWLEEYVNVPAWRHTIYTHRRDLLYGDYLISKKKEGDTMATLLEYGSDTFKTWEDIIEYFSRLGGQ; encoded by the coding sequence ATGGAACAACAGAACCAATACGTAAAGCAATTTCCCGAACTGATGAAGGGGAAAACAGTGATGTATCTCCACGGATTCGGCAGTAGCGGACAGAGCGGTACGGTGACGCGCCTGCGCACCATCCTGCCCAATGCCAACGTTATAGCACCCGACCTGCCCATCCACCCTGAAGAGGCGCAGGCCCTGTTGCGCGAGCTTTGTGAGAAGGAGCAGCCGGACCTGATCCTGGGTACCTCGATGGGTGGTATGTATACCGAACAGCTCTACGGCTATGACCGTATCTGCATGAATCCCGCCCTGTGCCTGGCCGATACCATGCAGCAGCACGGGATGACGGGTACGCAGACTTTCCAGAACCCGCGCCTGGACGGCGTGCAGCAGTTCTATGTGGACAAGGCCCTGGTGAAGGAGTACCGGCAGGTGAGCGAACAGCGTTTCTCGGGACTGGAAGGCCTGAGCGACGAGGAACTGGAGAAGGAGAGAAATCGCGTCTATGGTCTGTTTGGCGACAAGGACGACCTGGTGGATACGTTTGATATGTTTCGTGAGCGCTACCCCAAGGCGGCCCATTTCCATGGGGAGCACAGGATGGACGACCGTTCGTTCATGCATGCCGTGGTGCCCGTGATACGCTGGATCGACGACCGGCAGGAGAACCGTCAGCGTCCTATTATATATATAGGTATAGAGACGCTGGTGGATGCCTACAATAAGCCCAACAGCAGCAGTCAGAAGGCGGTGCGCCTGCTGATAGAGAACTATCAGGTGTATTTCGTGTGTGAGGATGAATACCCAGCGGAAAAGCGCTGGGGACGGTGGCTGGAGGAGTATGTCAACGTGCCGGCATGGCGCCATACCATCTATACGCACCGTCGTGACCTGCTCTATGGCGACTACCTGATCAGCAAGAAAAAAGAGGGCGACACGATGGCCACCCTCCTGGAATATGGTTCTGATACCTTCAAGACATGGGAAGATATCATTGAGTATTTCTCACGACTCGGCGGACAGTAG
- a CDS encoding head GIN domain-containing protein has translation MEKMIVCGFISTMLFLSSCVSFNIDKVKPSGNIVKEEYQMEPFNEVDLDLMGNVKIVQGKGDDYRVVISAPDNYIEFYKFSVDGHELNGDIMHSGALDTDDVKITIYTPELRSLENEGLATIIIDSLTTRSLSVENSGVGAMKLRNLSINKLAVECSGVGGITMSGQAAWVRLDCSGVGSIDARNLKARRVQGEVNGVGSINCHATDTLKATVNGVGSFKFAGNPGVKKLSDNGVGSISEL, from the coding sequence ATGGAAAAAATGATTGTATGTGGATTCATTTCCACGATGCTGTTTTTATCGTCGTGTGTCAGCTTCAACATCGATAAGGTGAAGCCAAGTGGCAATATCGTCAAGGAGGAGTACCAGATGGAGCCCTTCAATGAGGTGGACCTCGACCTGATGGGCAATGTGAAGATTGTGCAGGGCAAGGGTGATGACTACCGTGTGGTGATATCGGCTCCTGACAACTACATCGAATTCTACAAGTTCAGCGTGGACGGTCACGAACTGAATGGCGACATCATGCACAGTGGCGCCCTGGATACAGACGATGTGAAGATCACCATCTACACCCCCGAACTGCGTTCTTTGGAGAATGAAGGTCTGGCAACCATCATCATCGACAGTCTGACAACCAGGTCCCTGTCTGTCGAGAACTCGGGCGTAGGTGCCATGAAGCTCCGCAATCTCAGTATCAACAAGCTGGCCGTAGAGTGCTCGGGCGTGGGCGGCATCACGATGAGCGGCCAGGCCGCATGGGTCAGACTGGACTGTTCCGGCGTGGGCAGCATTGACGCCAGGAACCTGAAGGCACGCCGTGTGCAGGGAGAAGTCAATGGTGTGGGCAGCATCAATTGTCACGCCACCGACACACTGAAAGCCACGGTCAACGGTGTAGGCTCCTTCAAGTTTGCCGGAAACCCTGGCGTGAAGAAGCTCAGCGACAATGGCGTTGGAAGTATATCTGAACTGTGA
- a CDS encoding TolC family protein, which yields MKQFINKIKVGTKGMIPLFLFAFIPTHAQKQWTMQECIDYAMQNNITLQKARLSQQSAVEDVKGSKGALLPTVSASANQSLGYRPWQDTGSTTVTNGMVNTKVDKTYLNGSYGVNAQWTVWNGNKNTNNVKLNKLSGQQAELQVAETANSIQERIAQLYVQILYLDESIKVSKASLETSQKNEERGKEMVEVGKMSKADLAQLTAQRASDEYNVVDAQAQMANYKLQLKQLLELTGEEEFDVVIPQTTDDQALAEIPALQNVYQQALLSRPEIESSKLAIESSDLNVKIAKAGWLPSLSLSGSFSTSTNSLSSNGWSNQMKTNFSTQAGLTLSVPLFDGRQTRTSVNKAKIQRQQAQLDLQDQQKTLYQTIEGYWLDANTNQQRFRAAQTTVESEQQSYDLLAEKFNLGLTNIIELMNGKDKLLSAQQNRLQSKYQTILNQQLLRFYSEGRPTPDITK from the coding sequence ATGAAGCAATTTATTAACAAGATAAAGGTTGGAACGAAAGGGATGATACCCCTTTTTCTTTTCGCCTTTATACCCACCCATGCGCAAAAGCAGTGGACGATGCAGGAATGTATTGACTATGCCATGCAAAACAATATCACCCTGCAGAAAGCACGTCTCAGTCAGCAGTCGGCCGTAGAGGATGTCAAAGGCTCCAAGGGCGCCCTGCTCCCTACCGTCAGCGCATCGGCTAACCAGAGCCTGGGCTACCGTCCCTGGCAGGACACGGGAAGCACCACGGTGACCAACGGTATGGTCAACACCAAGGTGGACAAGACCTACCTGAACGGCTCCTATGGCGTCAATGCCCAGTGGACCGTATGGAACGGCAACAAGAACACCAACAATGTGAAGCTCAACAAACTGTCGGGCCAGCAGGCTGAACTGCAGGTGGCCGAGACAGCCAACAGTATCCAGGAGCGCATTGCCCAGCTCTACGTACAGATCCTCTATCTCGACGAGAGCATCAAGGTGAGCAAGGCCAGTCTGGAGACCAGTCAGAAGAACGAGGAGCGCGGCAAGGAGATGGTTGAGGTTGGCAAGATGTCAAAGGCCGACCTGGCACAGTTGACCGCCCAGCGTGCCTCCGACGAATATAATGTGGTGGATGCACAGGCACAGATGGCCAACTACAAGCTGCAACTGAAACAACTGTTGGAGCTGACCGGTGAGGAGGAGTTCGACGTGGTCATCCCGCAGACGACCGACGACCAGGCCCTGGCCGAGATTCCCGCCCTGCAGAACGTATACCAGCAGGCGCTGCTGAGCCGTCCGGAGATAGAGAGTTCCAAACTGGCCATCGAGAGCAGCGACCTCAACGTGAAGATTGCCAAGGCCGGCTGGCTGCCCAGCCTCAGCCTGTCGGGCAGTTTCTCTACCAGCACCAACTCCCTGTCGTCCAACGGATGGAGCAATCAGATGAAGACCAACTTCAGTACGCAGGCCGGACTGACCCTGAGCGTTCCCCTGTTCGACGGTCGTCAGACACGTACCTCGGTGAACAAGGCCAAGATCCAGCGCCAGCAGGCACAGCTGGACCTGCAGGATCAGCAGAAGACGCTCTACCAGACCATCGAAGGCTACTGGCTGGATGCCAATACCAACCAACAGCGTTTCCGTGCGGCCCAGACCACGGTAGAGAGTGAACAGCAGAGCTATGACCTGCTGGCAGAGAAGTTCAACCTGGGTCTCACCAATATCATCGAACTGATGAATGGCAAGGACAAGCTGCTGTCGGCCCAGCAGAACCGTCTGCAGTCCAAGTACCAGACCATCCTGAACCAGCAGTTGCTGCGTTTCTATAGTGAAGGAAGACCCACCCCCGATATCACGAAATAA
- a CDS encoding efflux RND transporter periplasmic adaptor subunit translates to MNNKKTWAIVIAVVAVVAVAAYLLSGGKKENTVSFETAKVERTSIKSSITATGTIEPVTSVTVGTQVSGIVSKLYVDYNSVVKKGQVIAELDKTNLTSELKTAQANLSSAQSTLNYEQTNFNRYQTLFNKGLVSADEYETAKLSYLKAKEQVNTSRESVQKAQTNLGYATITSPIDGVVLSKAVEEGQTVAASFNTPELFTIAQDLTDMRVIADIDEADIGGVKEGQRVTFTVDAFPDDHFEGQVTQVRQQATTESNVVTYEVVISAPNNDLKLKPGLTANVTIYTMEKNDVMAVPSKALRFTPNEALLTEQQKVEDCEGDFKVWTKEGDVFKAHKVEVGTTNGLLTEIVSGIAEGTDVLVDFSIDGGDGAGQDQQAQNPFMPRPRNNRQQNGQQQKK, encoded by the coding sequence ATGAATAACAAAAAAACTTGGGCCATCGTCATTGCCGTTGTGGCTGTCGTGGCTGTCGCCGCCTACCTCCTGTCGGGCGGCAAGAAAGAGAACACCGTCTCTTTCGAGACGGCAAAGGTGGAACGTACCAGTATCAAGAGTTCCATCACTGCAACAGGTACCATCGAACCCGTTACCTCCGTCACCGTAGGTACACAGGTCAGCGGTATCGTATCCAAGCTCTATGTTGACTACAACTCCGTGGTGAAGAAGGGTCAGGTCATCGCCGAACTGGACAAGACCAACCTGACCAGTGAACTGAAGACGGCACAGGCCAACCTGTCGTCGGCACAGAGCACGCTGAACTACGAGCAGACGAATTTCAACCGCTACCAGACGCTGTTCAACAAGGGGCTGGTGAGCGCCGATGAATATGAGACAGCCAAACTGTCGTACCTCAAGGCCAAGGAACAGGTGAACACCTCCCGCGAGAGTGTGCAGAAGGCACAGACCAACCTGGGCTATGCCACCATCACCAGTCCTATCGACGGTGTGGTACTGTCGAAAGCCGTGGAAGAGGGACAGACCGTGGCTGCTTCTTTCAACACCCCTGAGCTCTTCACCATTGCACAGGACCTGACCGATATGCGCGTGATTGCTGATATCGACGAGGCCGACATCGGTGGCGTGAAGGAGGGACAGCGTGTCACCTTCACCGTGGATGCCTTCCCCGATGACCATTTCGAGGGACAGGTCACACAGGTGCGCCAGCAGGCCACCACAGAGAGTAATGTGGTGACCTACGAGGTAGTTATCTCGGCTCCCAACAATGATCTCAAACTGAAGCCAGGTCTCACCGCCAATGTCACCATCTACACCATGGAGAAGAATGATGTGATGGCCGTTCCCTCAAAGGCACTGCGCTTCACGCCCAACGAGGCCCTGCTCACCGAACAGCAGAAGGTGGAGGATTGCGAGGGCGACTTCAAGGTATGGACCAAGGAAGGTGATGTGTTCAAGGCCCATAAGGTGGAAGTGGGTACCACCAATGGCCTGCTGACCGAGATTGTCAGTGGCATCGCCGAAGGTACCGACGTACTGGTTGACTTCAGTATCGACGGTGGCGACGGTGCCGGTCAGGACCAGCAGGCACAGAACCCCTTCATGCCGCGTCCAAGAAACAACAGGCAGCAGAACGGACAACAACAGAAAAAGTAA
- a CDS encoding ABC transporter ATP-binding protein, protein MNEDKIKTENGLTTPLPRREGQEEGRVVIELQNVKRYFKVGSETVKALRGVSFKIYEGEFVTIQGTSGSGKSTLLNQLGCLDTPTSGEYLLDGISVREMSKTQRAHLRNRKIGFVFQNYNLLAKTTAVENVELPLMYNPSVSATERRERAIKALQAVGLGDRLDHKSNQMSGGQMQRVAIARALVNEPAVLLADEATGNLDTRTSFEMLVLFQELYRQGHTIIFVTHNPEIAEYSSRNINLRDGKIREDTYNENIKSAAEALAALPVMNDD, encoded by the coding sequence ATGAATGAAGACAAGATAAAGACTGAGAACGGGCTAACCACTCCCCTCCCTCGTAGGGAGGGGCAGGAGGAGGGTCGCGTCGTCATTGAGCTGCAGAACGTCAAGCGCTACTTCAAGGTGGGCAGCGAGACGGTGAAGGCCCTTCGCGGTGTCTCGTTCAAGATATATGAAGGCGAGTTCGTCACCATCCAGGGTACGTCAGGCTCGGGAAAATCCACCCTGCTCAACCAGTTGGGCTGCCTGGACACCCCTACCAGCGGCGAATACCTGCTCGACGGTATCTCCGTGCGTGAGATGTCGAAGACCCAGCGCGCCCATCTGCGCAACCGTAAGATCGGCTTTGTGTTCCAGAACTACAATCTGCTGGCCAAGACCACGGCTGTGGAGAATGTGGAACTGCCGTTGATGTACAACCCCAGCGTGTCGGCCACCGAGCGCCGCGAACGTGCCATCAAGGCCCTGCAGGCAGTAGGACTGGGCGACCGCCTCGACCATAAGTCGAACCAGATGTCGGGTGGACAGATGCAGCGCGTGGCTATCGCCCGTGCCCTGGTCAACGAGCCTGCCGTGCTGCTGGCCGACGAGGCTACGGGTAACCTGGACACACGCACCTCCTTCGAGATGCTGGTGCTCTTCCAGGAACTGTACCGCCAGGGCCACACCATCATCTTCGTGACCCACAACCCTGAGATTGCCGAGTATAGCAGCCGTAATATCAACCTGCGCGACGGCAAGATCCGTGAGGATACCTACAACGAGAACATCAAGTCGGCAGCAGAGGCTTTGGCAGCCCTGCCCGTGATGAACGATGACTAA